In the genome of Paenibacillus sp. FSL R5-0766, one region contains:
- a CDS encoding diaminobutyrate--2-oxoglutarate transaminase, with amino-acid sequence MSVEVQTEYLKMQNEKESNARSYPRHFPLVINKAHGVKITDTEGRVFYDCLAGAGTLALGHNHDTVVNAIRDVLDQQIPLHTLDLATPLKLSYMQELFSILPAEMRDKAKIQFCGPTGADAVEAAIKLVKHATGGKSILAFQGGYHGSTQATMSMSGNLSKKQHLQSLLPDVHFLPFPYEYRCPFGVGEGMTARLSAQYIENLLDDCESGIAAPCGVIVETVQGEGGAIPADIEWLRELRRITAERSIPLIIDEVQTGIGRTGRMFSFEHAGIVPDVIICSKAVGGSLPMSVVIYKEELDQWQPGAHTGTFRGNQLAMAAGLATLRYIREQDVLHNVHLRSEQFMNQLNALKERYVEIGDVRGRGLMIGVEVVDPMGRKDRLGHYLPNGALAESIQRECFKNGLIVELGGRHSAVVRFLPPLNITEQESGAILAIFEKSVAEAIALATAAC; translated from the coding sequence ATGTCAGTAGAGGTGCAGACGGAATATCTGAAGATGCAAAATGAGAAGGAATCCAATGCAAGATCGTACCCCAGACATTTCCCGCTTGTCATTAACAAGGCCCATGGGGTGAAGATTACCGATACGGAAGGCCGCGTATTCTACGACTGCTTGGCTGGTGCAGGAACATTGGCGCTGGGGCATAACCATGACACGGTGGTCAACGCCATTCGCGATGTGCTGGATCAGCAGATTCCGCTTCATACACTGGATCTGGCAACACCGCTGAAGCTTTCATATATGCAAGAACTATTCTCCATTCTTCCGGCAGAGATGCGAGACAAAGCCAAAATCCAGTTCTGTGGTCCAACGGGGGCCGATGCAGTAGAAGCAGCCATTAAGCTGGTCAAACATGCTACAGGTGGCAAGTCTATTCTTGCCTTTCAGGGAGGTTATCACGGTTCGACCCAAGCGACAATGTCGATGAGTGGCAACCTGAGCAAGAAACAACATCTGCAAAGCCTGCTGCCCGATGTTCATTTCCTGCCTTTTCCTTATGAATACCGTTGCCCATTTGGTGTTGGTGAAGGCATGACGGCCCGGTTAAGCGCACAGTATATCGAGAACTTGCTCGATGATTGCGAGAGCGGTATTGCGGCACCGTGTGGGGTCATTGTGGAGACGGTGCAGGGTGAAGGTGGAGCCATTCCGGCAGATATCGAATGGCTGAGGGAGCTGCGGCGAATCACAGCAGAGCGAAGCATTCCACTCATCATCGATGAAGTGCAGACAGGCATCGGACGGACAGGGCGAATGTTTTCGTTCGAACATGCCGGGATTGTACCTGATGTAATCATCTGCTCCAAAGCGGTTGGCGGAAGTCTGCCCATGTCTGTTGTCATCTATAAGGAAGAGCTGGATCAATGGCAACCTGGTGCACACACAGGCACGTTCCGTGGCAATCAACTAGCCATGGCAGCGGGACTTGCGACACTTCGTTATATTCGGGAACAGGATGTTCTACACAATGTGCATCTGCGCAGTGAGCAGTTCATGAATCAACTGAATGCATTGAAAGAGCGATATGTAGAGATCGGTGATGTGCGGGGCAGAGGGTTGATGATTGGTGTTGAGGTGGTTGATCCAATGGGACGCAAGGATCGTCTGGGACATTATCTGCCTAATGGTGCGCTGGCTGAGTCTATTCAGCGTGAATGTTTCAAGAATGGATTAATTGTAGAACTGGGCGGGCGTCATTCAGCGGTTGTTCGTTTTTTGCCGCCGCTGAATATTACGGAGCAAGAATCGGGTGCAATCCTTGCGATCTTTGAGAAATCGGTAGCTGAAGCGATTGCCTTAGCAACAGCCGCATGCTGA
- a CDS encoding MFS transporter, whose product MLKLSLMKRHAVLLAILIGAFSLVLTNSAFNLLLPYFVQYYQISTTAGGWIIALYMLAMTLTMPLASLIVDRLGRKQTYMLGISIYGLFSVAGALFYHSIEVLLLVRFMHGVAAGLMIPLSLVLLFDVYGPEVRGRITGAWGLLLMLAPAAGPTLGGFIIQYGRLEMLFWLNVPLAIFSFIGCGRVIQTYIPARRKKWHPTSVMLLICAVGALSLGVQLYASPVVAVWVPWLLIALGVVLLIRFVQTENGRKEPLIRYQLLRRNAVFPLTVLISTIQDCVMFGVIFALPLLFQDVFHLSPALSGALFIPLSICTSLFMWIGGSLLDRGRSIHFIAWGTLLVSISILSFAVLPMGASIWIIGMLMACRGIGVGLSGMSISAIGLQALPDEDMHEGSVLSTTIERLASSFAVMGLTLYYDMRWQWLAGAGTSMEMAKWGALKEICIGLGCAILLTLPLVLLITRKKVGIIVRDGKQAPV is encoded by the coding sequence ATGCTGAAGCTTTCCCTGATGAAGAGGCATGCAGTATTACTCGCGATTCTGATCGGTGCCTTTTCGCTGGTACTGACCAACAGTGCATTTAACCTGCTGCTGCCTTATTTTGTGCAATATTATCAGATCTCTACGACAGCAGGCGGATGGATCATCGCGCTGTACATGCTGGCTATGACGTTAACGATGCCGCTGGCTTCCCTGATTGTGGACCGACTGGGGCGTAAGCAGACGTATATGTTGGGCATCAGTATCTATGGACTGTTCTCGGTAGCAGGTGCGTTGTTTTATCACTCTATTGAGGTACTGTTGCTGGTTCGTTTCATGCATGGCGTTGCCGCGGGGCTGATGATTCCGTTATCCCTTGTGCTGTTGTTTGATGTATACGGACCAGAGGTGCGAGGACGAATTACAGGAGCGTGGGGCTTGCTGCTTATGTTGGCTCCGGCTGCCGGGCCAACGCTGGGTGGCTTCATCATTCAGTATGGACGACTTGAAATGCTGTTTTGGCTTAATGTGCCGCTGGCTATATTCTCGTTCATCGGGTGCGGTCGAGTCATTCAGACCTATATCCCTGCCCGCAGGAAAAAATGGCATCCAACCAGTGTCATGCTGCTGATCTGTGCGGTAGGTGCCCTTAGTCTGGGAGTACAGTTGTACGCAAGTCCTGTCGTGGCAGTATGGGTACCTTGGCTGCTGATTGCGCTCGGTGTGGTGCTGCTCATTCGTTTTGTCCAGACAGAGAACGGTCGGAAGGAACCACTTATCCGGTACCAGTTGCTGCGACGTAATGCCGTCTTTCCGCTGACCGTATTGATCTCGACGATTCAGGATTGTGTCATGTTTGGCGTGATCTTTGCATTGCCGTTATTGTTCCAGGACGTCTTCCACCTGTCACCGGCCCTGTCCGGTGCACTGTTCATTCCCTTATCAATCTGTACAAGTCTATTCATGTGGATTGGCGGCAGCTTGCTGGATCGTGGTCGGTCCATACATTTTATCGCATGGGGGACGTTGCTGGTGTCGATATCGATCTTGTCGTTTGCAGTTCTGCCCATGGGAGCATCGATCTGGATCATCGGGATGCTCATGGCGTGCCGCGGAATTGGCGTTGGTCTGTCAGGCATGAGTATCTCTGCGATTGGCCTGCAAGCATTACCGGACGAAGACATGCATGAAGGGTCGGTATTATCGACCACAATTGAGCGGCTCGCTTCTTCGTTTGCAGTGATGGGCTTGACCCTGTATTACGATATGCGTTGGCAATGGCTTGCCGGGGCAGGAACGTCCATGGAGATGGCAAAATGGGGAGCACTCAAAGAAATCTGTATCGGACTTGGCTGCGCCATACTGCTTACACTTCCCCTGGTCTTACTTATAACCCGAAAGAAGGTTGGCATCATTGTTCGAGATGGAAAACAAGCTCCGGTCTGA
- a CDS encoding IucA/IucC family protein: MENKLRSEAEQQAHEHSCKLLLNCYIRELALEKENDIRINSNTLTYAVAFQASGVTVTGRLSYYSAMGEHEYLSMESGGEAVHYGDLVRWITCELSGDGAQGASSDQHGMKKSVMEMKRSLELENVHPLDQNTYHVEAAYAKDFAQKVDNSVGNLTLYIEQAAGLDIHDYCTSEQSLLYGHPFHPFPKNTKGFSKQDVQKYSPELRTSFQLCYIAVRQDVYVQEWVDDEAVMDLHDLLRSHVEPILKEKSEMYGLLPVHPWQYAYISRLTEVQSYLRDEKLILLGSAGPIVYPTSSVRTVYVPEWNCNIKLSLNMQITNMIRTNSAEQMHRTLDASRYVRQHGCFGAEPNTHIAYETGVATCAFENEELTSLFTIAYRPIEFDVEHTYVLSSLVEAPLPGMRSRLMTMLGGGRDIAERWLERYLACSLLPIVRAAGEKGIHFEAHLQNTLVTLKDGLPVEFIVRDLEGVSVDEELISEQDRAASDLLFYSGEKAWARTSYYFIVNHLGSLIHAMARDVNVSEEHFWKQVREVLVDELERTGNAYVQHLLTTDAFLAKQNLVSCLRGISQTPAYVPVSNVMKRMGSEVRGSRGIQG; this comes from the coding sequence ATGGAAAACAAGCTCCGGTCTGAGGCTGAGCAGCAGGCCCATGAACATTCATGCAAACTGCTGCTGAACTGTTACATCCGTGAGCTTGCGCTAGAGAAGGAAAACGACATTCGGATCAATTCAAATACGCTGACGTACGCTGTTGCTTTTCAAGCCAGCGGGGTGACGGTGACAGGACGTTTGTCTTATTACTCTGCCATGGGGGAGCATGAATACCTCAGCATGGAATCTGGCGGGGAAGCGGTGCATTATGGCGACTTGGTACGTTGGATCACATGTGAGCTAAGTGGAGATGGAGCACAGGGAGCGAGTTCGGATCAACATGGAATGAAGAAAAGTGTGATGGAAATGAAGCGTTCACTTGAGCTGGAGAATGTACATCCATTGGATCAGAATACGTATCATGTAGAGGCGGCGTATGCCAAAGATTTTGCACAAAAGGTAGATAACAGTGTGGGCAACCTCACGTTGTATATCGAACAAGCAGCTGGTCTCGACATCCACGACTACTGTACATCTGAACAGTCACTGTTGTATGGTCATCCGTTCCATCCGTTCCCGAAGAACACCAAAGGCTTCAGCAAGCAGGATGTACAGAAGTACAGTCCGGAGTTACGGACATCGTTTCAACTCTGTTATATCGCCGTGAGGCAGGATGTCTACGTGCAGGAATGGGTGGATGATGAGGCGGTAATGGATTTGCATGATCTCCTGCGGAGCCATGTGGAGCCTATTTTAAAAGAAAAAAGTGAAATGTATGGGCTACTGCCTGTCCATCCATGGCAATATGCGTACATATCACGGTTGACCGAGGTACAGTCTTATCTTCGAGATGAAAAACTAATCTTACTCGGCAGTGCGGGGCCAATCGTCTATCCGACTTCTTCGGTTCGTACAGTTTATGTTCCCGAATGGAACTGCAATATCAAGCTGTCACTGAATATGCAGATCACGAACATGATTCGCACCAACAGTGCTGAGCAGATGCACAGAACACTAGATGCCTCCAGATACGTCAGGCAGCATGGCTGCTTCGGTGCTGAACCGAACACACATATTGCGTATGAGACGGGTGTAGCGACTTGTGCTTTTGAAAATGAAGAGTTAACCAGTCTGTTTACGATAGCTTATCGGCCCATTGAGTTTGATGTTGAGCATACGTATGTCTTATCCAGTCTGGTTGAAGCACCACTTCCCGGGATGCGTTCTAGGTTGATGACGATGCTGGGTGGTGGACGTGACATTGCCGAGCGTTGGCTGGAACGATATCTGGCATGTTCGCTGCTGCCGATTGTACGGGCGGCGGGAGAGAAAGGTATTCATTTTGAAGCTCATTTACAGAATACCCTTGTGACCTTAAAGGATGGGTTGCCTGTTGAGTTTATCGTCCGCGATCTGGAAGGGGTCAGTGTGGATGAGGAACTTATAAGTGAGCAGGATCGTGCTGCGTCCGATTTATTATTTTATTCGGGAGAGAAAGCCTGGGCGCGGACTTCTTACTATTTTATCGTCAATCATCTGGGTTCTCTAATTCATGCCATGGCGCGAGATGTGAACGTATCCGAGGAGCATTTCTGGAAACAGGTACGTGAGGTACTTGTAGATGAACTGGAACGAACGGGCAATGCTTATGTGCAACATCTGCTGACAACGGATGCTTTTCTGGCCAAACAAAACTTGGTGAGTTGTCTAAGAGGGATCAGCCAGACCCCGGCCTACGTGCCGGTGAGCAATGTAATGAAACGAATGGGGAGTGAAGTACGTGGGAGTCGTGGGATACAGGGCTGA
- a CDS encoding IucA/IucC family protein, which yields MGVVGYRAEAGGRTEAVYVGVQERIMRQTLEAMWFEGILDSHVSGSEWRTEGLTSSGKPVAYTCEAEQKFSFGRVKVKKGSIQREGVLCTDLDLFLEEIVLNALKGANVTAFIQELLETMAKDSQCQAILPLNIPSEDRHYDALESHMTDGHLYHPSYKSRLGFSLKDNLAYGPEFNSEVALIWVAVKKEFAQTAVSAGYSSEKLVGQHLTVEDMQRFQQILQQQGRADMGENVNAYATSADQLESSAEVGEITAVQDSSIGSIVGSKDSKVDGEMGGSDADDRYVFIPVHPWQWEHQLESVYARQRMDGDIVYLGLSSSPYRAQQSIRSLSNRINPEAPYIKLALSITNTSSTRILAQHTTQNAPLISDWLEELIREDELLQQVQFGILKEIMGLSFRYEQLPATQYGRAYGTLGAIWRENVSVHLKQGETAWPLNALMLVQPNGVPFIQDAVERHGVEKWSEALVRTVTLPIIHLLYAHGIALESHAQNIILVLEDDLPKRIIIKDLHDGVRYVPDQLLHPERAPKLNPEPETHRKFNRYSFIYAGDVSEVRDYTYDAFFFICMTDIALALEKFGLSEEAFWQLCAGVIVDYQREHPEYEERFAAYDLFAEDALIEEMTKRRLYGDGELYFRKASNPLKISKDLLESKRTPELKGIVE from the coding sequence GTGGGAGTCGTGGGATACAGGGCTGAAGCAGGCGGCAGGACAGAAGCAGTCTACGTGGGTGTACAGGAACGGATCATGCGGCAGACGTTGGAGGCGATGTGGTTCGAAGGCATTCTGGACAGTCATGTAAGTGGGAGCGAATGGCGAACCGAAGGACTTACATCGTCAGGAAAACCTGTGGCGTACACGTGTGAAGCCGAGCAGAAGTTTTCATTTGGTCGGGTGAAGGTGAAGAAGGGTTCGATCCAAAGAGAAGGCGTACTCTGCACCGATCTGGATCTGTTTTTGGAGGAAATTGTGCTGAACGCTTTGAAGGGTGCAAATGTGACAGCTTTTATCCAGGAACTGCTCGAAACGATGGCAAAGGACAGCCAGTGCCAAGCTATATTGCCCTTGAACATTCCGAGTGAAGATCGACATTATGATGCGCTCGAAAGTCATATGACTGACGGTCATCTGTACCACCCGAGCTACAAGTCGAGACTGGGATTTTCTCTGAAAGACAATCTGGCCTATGGCCCGGAATTTAACTCAGAGGTTGCATTAATCTGGGTGGCTGTGAAAAAAGAATTTGCTCAGACCGCTGTATCCGCAGGGTATAGCTCTGAAAAACTGGTGGGGCAACATCTGACCGTAGAGGATATGCAGCGATTTCAACAGATCCTGCAACAACAAGGTCGTGCGGACATGGGCGAAAACGTCAACGCATATGCGACGAGTGCAGATCAGCTTGAGAGCAGTGCCGAGGTTGGTGAAATAACAGCTGTTCAAGATAGCTCAATAGGCTCTATCGTTGGCAGCAAAGACAGCAAGGTGGATGGGGAAATGGGAGGTTCTGACGCGGATGATCGCTATGTGTTCATTCCAGTTCATCCATGGCAGTGGGAGCATCAGTTGGAGTCGGTATATGCCCGTCAACGGATGGATGGGGACATCGTGTATCTTGGACTATCGTCTTCGCCCTATCGTGCGCAGCAGTCGATCCGTTCACTCTCGAACCGGATAAATCCGGAAGCCCCTTACATCAAGCTGGCCCTCAGTATTACCAACACGTCGAGTACGCGCATTCTGGCACAGCATACAACCCAGAACGCACCGCTGATCAGCGATTGGCTGGAAGAACTCATTCGTGAAGATGAGCTGTTGCAGCAGGTGCAGTTTGGCATTTTAAAAGAAATCATGGGACTGTCATTTCGTTATGAGCAGTTGCCTGCAACCCAATATGGACGGGCCTACGGTACACTCGGTGCCATCTGGCGGGAGAATGTTTCTGTTCACCTGAAGCAAGGTGAGACGGCATGGCCGCTGAATGCGTTGATGTTGGTGCAGCCCAATGGTGTTCCGTTTATCCAGGATGCTGTAGAACGACATGGTGTGGAAAAGTGGAGCGAGGCCCTTGTTCGCACAGTTACACTGCCGATTATTCATCTACTCTATGCACACGGGATTGCGCTGGAATCTCATGCTCAGAATATCATTTTGGTACTGGAAGATGATTTGCCTAAACGAATCATTATCAAGGACTTGCATGATGGCGTTCGCTATGTACCAGATCAACTGTTACACCCGGAAAGGGCACCGAAGCTGAACCCAGAGCCGGAAACCCATCGCAAGTTCAATCGGTATTCCTTCATCTATGCGGGAGATGTGTCGGAAGTCCGTGACTATACATATGATGCATTCTTTTTTATCTGTATGACGGATATTGCGCTGGCTTTGGAGAAGTTTGGGTTGTCGGAGGAAGCGTTCTGGCAGCTGTGCGCAGGTGTGATTGTGGATTATCAGCGAGAGCACCCGGAGTACGAAGAGCGATTCGCTGCATATGACCTTTTTGCCGAAGATGCACTGATCGAAGAGATGACAAAGCGCCGTCTGTATGGGGATGGAGAGTTATATTTCCGCAAAGCGAGCAATCCGCTCAAGATATCAAAGGATTTACTTGAATCAAAGAGAACACCCGAATTAAAGGGAATCGTCGAATGA
- a CDS encoding aldolase/citrate lyase family protein — MRRNTLKEKIARKQPVYGLFVSIPHPVIIEMIGHAEYDFVIIDLEHAATSMESVEELIRAAELVGLTPLVRISKVERAEILKVLDCGAQGIVIPHVEQLEQVEEAVRHAYYHPVGTRSLNSGRPGVFGKYPLTGYIGEANQQVMVVPMIESVEGVRQSAQILSHPQVSFVLEGAADLSQSLGVPWQTEHPDVRRALDELHATARQCKVPYATVTRGVEDMSLWAERGVHIYVLGDDRNTAFRAYAQKRNDYRNAGGQI, encoded by the coding sequence ATGAGAAGGAACACGCTGAAGGAAAAAATTGCACGCAAACAGCCAGTTTATGGCCTTTTTGTATCCATACCGCACCCGGTCATCATTGAGATGATCGGACATGCGGAATATGACTTTGTCATTATTGATCTGGAACATGCCGCAACATCCATGGAATCGGTGGAAGAGTTGATCAGGGCGGCGGAACTGGTCGGCCTAACCCCGTTGGTACGTATCTCGAAGGTGGAGCGAGCAGAGATTCTTAAAGTGCTGGACTGTGGTGCACAAGGCATCGTCATTCCGCATGTCGAGCAACTGGAGCAGGTGGAAGAAGCGGTTCGTCACGCCTACTACCATCCGGTTGGCACGCGGAGCTTGAATAGTGGTCGTCCCGGTGTATTTGGGAAATATCCGCTCACGGGATACATTGGGGAAGCGAACCAACAGGTGATGGTTGTACCCATGATCGAAAGTGTGGAGGGCGTGCGGCAAAGTGCACAGATTCTGTCTCACCCTCAGGTGAGTTTTGTATTGGAAGGGGCGGCGGATCTGTCGCAATCCCTCGGTGTGCCATGGCAGACGGAGCACCCGGATGTGAGACGTGCACTGGATGAATTGCATGCTACCGCTCGGCAGTGCAAAGTACCTTATGCAACGGTCACCAGAGGTGTGGAGGATATGTCGCTTTGGGCTGAGCGGGGAGTACATATATACGTGCTTGGTGATGATCGGAATACGGCGTTTCGGGCATATGCGCAAAAACGGAATGACTACAGGAATGCGGGTGGGCAGATATGA
- a CDS encoding type III PLP-dependent enzyme has protein sequence MKPSVWHTIDELQRGMEDPVCAYVYDLAGIQEQVHQMLDSMPGNTQLFYAIKANPDPRIIEALLPLVKGFEVASIGELLKVRAVSREVPILFGGPGKKESELRLAIEHGVSYIHVESLLELRRIIAIAKEREKEHGQAQVQENRQKQEWEQKPEQRYTQAYGEELMQEQKQKQDQENEPKHKQQQKQAQEVRILLRINLRSSTLPRTKIVMGGGPSPFGIDEEAVEEAIELIRVEGAGVVRLSGFHFHSLSNNMDARLHAEMIELYLQKVEQWQQQYDLPVEVVNAGGGFGVTYDGSPGFDWPLFTSLLEQSEARERLASRGGQLYFESGRLLVADHGYYAAEVTDIKTSHDQYFAVLRGGTHHNRLPASWGHNHPFQIMVTDRWKHSFARPEVRGHRVHIVGELCTPKDRMHSDAEVALLRVGDIVLFEKSGAYCWTISHHDFLGHPHPAFHYLTEDNNHVNTDEAFQSASR, from the coding sequence ATGAAACCTAGTGTATGGCATACAATTGATGAACTACAACGCGGAATGGAAGATCCGGTATGTGCTTACGTCTATGATCTGGCTGGCATTCAGGAACAGGTACATCAGATGTTGGACAGCATGCCTGGGAACACACAGTTGTTCTACGCCATTAAGGCGAATCCTGATCCGCGGATCATTGAGGCGTTGCTTCCATTGGTGAAGGGATTTGAAGTGGCTTCGATTGGAGAGCTACTCAAGGTTAGAGCGGTAAGTCGTGAGGTTCCGATTCTGTTTGGAGGTCCGGGTAAAAAGGAGAGCGAGCTGCGGCTGGCGATCGAGCATGGCGTGAGCTACATCCATGTGGAAAGTTTGCTGGAGCTGCGGCGGATCATTGCGATTGCGAAAGAAAGAGAGAAGGAGCATGGGCAGGCGCAGGTACAGGAGAACAGGCAGAAGCAAGAATGGGAGCAGAAACCGGAGCAGAGATATACGCAAGCATACGGCGAGGAACTGATGCAAGAGCAGAAGCAAAAACAGGATCAAGAAAATGAGCCGAAACACAAGCAACAACAGAAGCAAGCGCAGGAGGTGCGCATTCTTCTTCGAATCAATCTGCGAAGCAGTACGTTACCCCGGACGAAGATTGTCATGGGTGGTGGGCCGAGTCCTTTTGGAATCGATGAAGAGGCGGTGGAAGAAGCCATTGAACTCATTCGTGTGGAAGGCGCGGGTGTGGTTCGGTTAAGCGGGTTCCATTTTCACTCCTTGTCCAACAATATGGATGCAAGGCTGCACGCCGAGATGATCGAGTTGTATTTGCAAAAGGTGGAACAGTGGCAGCAACAGTATGATCTTCCTGTGGAAGTGGTGAATGCAGGAGGTGGGTTCGGTGTTACGTATGATGGCAGCCCCGGATTCGACTGGCCCTTGTTCACTTCCCTGCTGGAGCAAAGTGAAGCCAGAGAGCGCCTTGCTTCCCGCGGAGGTCAGCTGTATTTTGAATCGGGTCGACTGCTGGTGGCAGACCACGGGTATTACGCAGCAGAAGTTACGGATATCAAAACCTCTCATGATCAGTATTTTGCCGTGTTAAGGGGAGGTACGCACCACAATCGTCTGCCTGCTTCATGGGGCCATAACCATCCGTTTCAGATTATGGTGACGGACCGTTGGAAGCATTCATTTGCCCGGCCAGAGGTAAGAGGTCATCGAGTCCATATCGTAGGTGAGCTATGCACACCCAAAGATCGCATGCATTCTGATGCGGAGGTAGCACTGCTGCGCGTGGGAGATATTGTTTTGTTTGAAAAGTCTGGCGCTTATTGCTGGACCATCTCGCATCATGATTTTCTGGGGCATCCGCACCCGGCATTCCATTATCTAACGGAGGACAATAATCATGTCAACACTGATGAAGCGTTCCAGTCTGCAAGCCGCTGA
- a CDS encoding IucA/IucC family protein: MSTLMKRSSLQAAERRIMADLINSFLSEQLLPLEDYPFIDFATAPAPFRRLYKGYDSEELNQNVASRYRLHTQGVLCLVEEGVRQGIQWVQGSPIYEEKTDGSWVLLDSPAEVGRAVLQRALSDEAYAQPGVAEFLASLDIAVEQYALGWEQVQYLSANVPASAYKWFIKGERVAALRDRPFHPSSKAKVGFNPEDVTRYAAEFGKTISLRWVAIRLDAVQQGCEDGLSILDVLSDIQRGVVEAEFAKKGITLDEYLPMPVHPWQLQHVILPRFTGEIEEGSLIVLDVEVGDVQATSSLRSMAPSTKSTRMLKLPVSVLSLGAARYLPVVKLLNGLAGERMLRQAVACDETLKHKVYMCEEQNWWGFMPESMGLFDDHPRHLAAQIRVYPTELLNEAYKVIPMAALGVNLEGHHLLTDILGENLSSTDVLEFYTSIATTFYDIVMRLFKVGVVPEIHGQNCCLVLRDNQVKGLLFRDHDSVRLHQPYLDKHGIADPAYHIRPGYSNSLYNETIQKLIFYVQSLGTQVNLAAIMEALSEVYHIPETKLLEITEQAWKEALQHVQLPESDRAALAHAIFESREWPVKLVVRPLLEADGVPGAMPSGKGIGWNPFYKG; encoded by the coding sequence ATGTCAACACTGATGAAGCGTTCCAGTCTGCAAGCCGCTGAACGCCGGATTATGGCGGATCTGATAAATTCATTTTTGTCGGAGCAATTACTCCCACTGGAGGATTACCCATTCATTGATTTTGCTACGGCACCTGCACCGTTCCGTCGATTGTACAAGGGATATGACAGCGAAGAGCTTAATCAGAATGTAGCTTCTCGCTACAGATTACACACTCAAGGTGTACTGTGTCTGGTTGAAGAAGGGGTGAGACAGGGGATTCAGTGGGTCCAGGGTTCACCGATCTATGAGGAGAAAACAGATGGAAGCTGGGTTCTCCTTGATTCTCCGGCTGAGGTTGGACGTGCGGTGTTACAGAGGGCTTTGTCGGATGAGGCCTATGCGCAGCCCGGAGTGGCGGAGTTTCTTGCTAGTCTGGACATTGCTGTGGAGCAGTATGCTCTGGGCTGGGAACAAGTCCAGTATCTGTCCGCCAACGTCCCGGCTTCTGCTTATAAGTGGTTTATCAAAGGTGAACGTGTTGCGGCATTGCGGGATCGTCCATTTCACCCATCGTCCAAAGCCAAGGTGGGATTCAACCCAGAAGATGTAACACGGTATGCAGCAGAATTCGGGAAGACGATTTCGCTGCGCTGGGTAGCTATACGGCTGGATGCCGTGCAGCAAGGGTGTGAAGATGGATTGTCCATTTTGGATGTGTTAAGCGATATTCAGCGTGGAGTAGTAGAAGCCGAGTTTGCCAAAAAAGGGATCACGTTGGACGAATATCTGCCGATGCCTGTTCATCCGTGGCAATTGCAGCATGTGATTCTGCCTCGCTTTACTGGAGAGATCGAAGAGGGTAGCCTTATTGTTTTGGATGTAGAAGTGGGTGACGTACAGGCCACATCCTCTCTGCGCTCGATGGCTCCGTCAACCAAGTCCACTCGGATGCTCAAACTTCCGGTTAGTGTGCTGTCGCTAGGGGCAGCTCGCTATCTTCCAGTAGTCAAACTTCTGAATGGTCTTGCTGGAGAACGGATGCTAAGGCAAGCTGTTGCTTGTGACGAGACGTTGAAGCACAAGGTGTATATGTGTGAAGAACAGAACTGGTGGGGTTTCATGCCGGAATCCATGGGACTATTCGATGATCATCCCCGGCATCTGGCTGCACAGATTCGTGTGTATCCCACTGAGTTGCTGAATGAAGCCTACAAAGTCATTCCAATGGCCGCACTGGGTGTGAATCTGGAAGGGCATCATCTATTAACGGATATTCTGGGGGAAAACCTGAGCAGCACGGATGTTCTCGAGTTCTATACCAGTATAGCTACGACGTTTTATGATATCGTGATGCGTCTGTTCAAGGTGGGCGTTGTGCCTGAGATTCATGGTCAGAACTGCTGTCTGGTGTTACGGGATAATCAGGTAAAAGGTCTTTTGTTCCGGGATCATGATTCCGTGCGTTTGCATCAGCCTTATCTGGACAAACATGGTATTGCAGACCCTGCCTATCATATTCGCCCGGGCTACTCGAATAGCCTGTATAACGAGACGATTCAGAAGCTGATTTTCTATGTGCAGTCTTTGGGGACGCAGGTGAATCTGGCTGCGATCATGGAGGCACTTAGCGAAGTGTATCACATCCCGGAAACGAAGTTATTGGAGATCACAGAGCAGGCTTGGAAGGAAGCGCTGCAACATGTGCAGCTTCCCGAATCTGACCGGGCCGCGCTAGCTCATGCGATATTCGAGAGCAGGGAGTGGCCCGTGAAGTTAGTTGTCCGTCCGCTGCTTGAAGCGGATGGGGTGCCTGGCGCGATGCCATCGGGCAAAGGCATAGGGTGGAACCCTTTTTACAAGGGATAG